A genomic stretch from Aedes albopictus strain Foshan chromosome 2, AalbF5, whole genome shotgun sequence includes:
- the LOC109411446 gene encoding polyisoprenoid diphosphate/phosphate phosphohydrolase PLPP6, whose amino-acid sequence MKPSTSEPMDSVDNKTRMEGGRNIPPALKKLLEWDVVMTKRFVSFLLNFIALRSLRTHCKILEYSCHGIAWLAGWLAFCWMIDKPEWYQMQVNLFIGLITDIVMVAVIKAATRRRRPAVNDDPFCIGPDKFSFPSGHVSRAVYIVTFLTWLDPVTFVLWPPMLAWCVSMCLSRLLLYRHHILDVIAGIFLGLFNAFLISLIWFDQESCVWVISYMTDEKLSGAEYGV is encoded by the exons ATGAAACCGAGCACGTCGGAGCCAATGGACAGC GTGGACAACAAAACGAGAATGGAAGGCGGTCGGAATATTCCGCCGGCGCTGAAGAAGCTCCTCGAATGGGACGTGGTCATGACCAAGCGCTTTGTCAGCTTTCTGTTGAACTTCATCGCGCTGAGGTCGCTGCGCACGCATTGTAAGATATTGGAG TATTCGTGCCATGGAATCGCCTGGCTGGCCGGATGGTTGGCCTTCTGCTGGATGATCGACAAACCGGAATGGTACCAGATGCAGGTCAATCTGTTCATCGGTCTAATAACGGACATCGTCATGGTGGCCGTCATCAAGGCAGCTACCCGTCGCCGTCGTCCGGCCGTGAATGACGATCCGTTTTGCATTGGACCGGACAAGTTTAGCTTCCCGTCGGGGCACGTGTCCCGGGCGGTGTACATCGTCACCTTCCTGACCTGGCTGGATCCGGTGACGTTCGTCCTGTGGCCCCCGATGTTGGCCTGGTGCGTTTCGATGTGCCTGTCGCGGCTGCTCCTGTACAGACACCATATTTTGGACGTTATTGCTGGGATCTTTCTGGGGTTGTTCAACGCGTTCCTGATCTCGCTCATCTGGTTCGATCAAGAGAGCTGCGTTTGGGTGATTTCGTATATGACAGATGAGAAGCTTTCCGGAGCGGAGTACGGAGTTTAG
- the LOC109409700 gene encoding acylglycerol kinase, mitochondrial isoform X1, translated as MAFVIRFAKGVRNHWKKSTFLAGAVAYGVSYYHEKYEIKQLMRHYCAEASKYGDVIVGKNQRLQKVLVLLNPAANRKSCEEDFHDYCEPILHLAGFEVDIVKTDSEGHARRYLEELATLPDAIVVAGGDGTVSEVVSGLKRRGDGAECPIGVLPVGRTNGLASALFRSSEDTSTLEDVRAMANAAYAVVAGKKEKMDLMKIEVLPNEVDEKVPEKPVYAVASLQWGAFRDILALRDKYWYTGSLRDYTAFLFNVFDGKHTWNCKAKVTYTEPCQGCSKCYKEHQQQPKQEPARRWWSVFLPRDKAAQGVDYSKVVNEKCSVPYELEVDAAELVLQTTNTEVTGQKEDNSKLAVKVGTPVDSVFTFLSDSWSRIWNRKFANCPTEKVLEARTVYLIPEKLKANEGDSEAYYSIDSEAYEVRPVRVTLVPRAVEVFTF; from the exons AATCAAACAGCTCATGCGCCACTACTGCGCTGAAGCATCCAAATATGGCGATGTCATAGTTGGCAAAAACCAAAGGCTTCAAAAGGTCCTGGTTCTCCTTAACCCCGCTGCCAATCGGAAATCTTGCGAGGAAGAT TTCCACGACTACTGCGAACCGATTCTGCACCTGGCCGGCTTCGAGGTGGACATCGTCAAAACCGATTCCGAGGGACACGCCCGCCGTTATCTGGAAGAGCTGGCCACACTGCCGGATGCGATCGTGGTGGCCGGTGGCGATGGAACCGTATCCGAGGTGGTATCCGGTCTGAAACGACGCGGCGATGGAGCCGAATGTCCGATCGGGGTGCTTCCGGTGGGCCGAACCAACGGATTGGCTTCGGCACTGTTCCGGTCTAGTGAGGACACTTCGACGCTGGAGGACGTCCGGGCAATGGCCAACGCGGCCTATGCGGTCGTGGCCGGGAAGAAGGAGAAAATGGATCTGATGAAGATCGAAGTGCTGCCCAACGAGGTCGATGAGAAAGTTCCGGAGAAGCCGGTCTATGCCGTGGCGAGTCTTCAGTGGGGAGCCTTCCGGGATATATTGGCGTTGAGAGATAAGTACTGGTACACAGGGTCTTTGCGGGATTACACGGCATTCCTGTTCAATGTGTTCGATGGGAAGCACACTTGGAACTGTAAAGCAAAGGTGACCTACACGGAACCTTGTCAGGGTTGTAGCAAATGTTACAAGGAACATCAGCAGCAGCCAAAGCAGGAACCGGCAAGGCGATGGTGGTCGGTATTTCTTCCCAGGGATAAGGCCGCACAAGGCGTGGACTACTCCAAGGTCGTCAACGAAAAATGCTCCGTCCCCTATGAGTTGGAAGTGGACGCAGCAGAACTTGTTCTTCAGACGACGAACACCGAAGTTACTGGTCAAAAGGAAGACAACTCTAAGCTGGCCGTGAAGGTTGGAACTCCGGTGGATTCAGTTTTCACTTTCCTAAGTGACAGCTGGTCTCGGATATGGAACCGGAAGTTTGCTAACTGCCCAACGGAGAAGGTCCTGGAGGCTCGGACGGTGTATTTAATTCCGGAGAAACTGAAGGCCAATGAGGGGGACAGTGAGGCGTACTATTCCATCGACAGTGAAGCATACGAAGTGAGACCCGTCCGGGTCACGCTGGTTCCAAGGGCAGTGGAAGTTTTCACGTTTTAA
- the LOC109409700 gene encoding acylglycerol kinase, mitochondrial isoform X2 gives MRHYCAEASKYGDVIVGKNQRLQKVLVLLNPAANRKSCEEDFHDYCEPILHLAGFEVDIVKTDSEGHARRYLEELATLPDAIVVAGGDGTVSEVVSGLKRRGDGAECPIGVLPVGRTNGLASALFRSSEDTSTLEDVRAMANAAYAVVAGKKEKMDLMKIEVLPNEVDEKVPEKPVYAVASLQWGAFRDILALRDKYWYTGSLRDYTAFLFNVFDGKHTWNCKAKVTYTEPCQGCSKCYKEHQQQPKQEPARRWWSVFLPRDKAAQGVDYSKVVNEKCSVPYELEVDAAELVLQTTNTEVTGQKEDNSKLAVKVGTPVDSVFTFLSDSWSRIWNRKFANCPTEKVLEARTVYLIPEKLKANEGDSEAYYSIDSEAYEVRPVRVTLVPRAVEVFTF, from the exons ATGCGCCACTACTGCGCTGAAGCATCCAAATATGGCGATGTCATAGTTGGCAAAAACCAAAGGCTTCAAAAGGTCCTGGTTCTCCTTAACCCCGCTGCCAATCGGAAATCTTGCGAGGAAGAT TTCCACGACTACTGCGAACCGATTCTGCACCTGGCCGGCTTCGAGGTGGACATCGTCAAAACCGATTCCGAGGGACACGCCCGCCGTTATCTGGAAGAGCTGGCCACACTGCCGGATGCGATCGTGGTGGCCGGTGGCGATGGAACCGTATCCGAGGTGGTATCCGGTCTGAAACGACGCGGCGATGGAGCCGAATGTCCGATCGGGGTGCTTCCGGTGGGCCGAACCAACGGATTGGCTTCGGCACTGTTCCGGTCTAGTGAGGACACTTCGACGCTGGAGGACGTCCGGGCAATGGCCAACGCGGCCTATGCGGTCGTGGCCGGGAAGAAGGAGAAAATGGATCTGATGAAGATCGAAGTGCTGCCCAACGAGGTCGATGAGAAAGTTCCGGAGAAGCCGGTCTATGCCGTGGCGAGTCTTCAGTGGGGAGCCTTCCGGGATATATTGGCGTTGAGAGATAAGTACTGGTACACAGGGTCTTTGCGGGATTACACGGCATTCCTGTTCAATGTGTTCGATGGGAAGCACACTTGGAACTGTAAAGCAAAGGTGACCTACACGGAACCTTGTCAGGGTTGTAGCAAATGTTACAAGGAACATCAGCAGCAGCCAAAGCAGGAACCGGCAAGGCGATGGTGGTCGGTATTTCTTCCCAGGGATAAGGCCGCACAAGGCGTGGACTACTCCAAGGTCGTCAACGAAAAATGCTCCGTCCCCTATGAGTTGGAAGTGGACGCAGCAGAACTTGTTCTTCAGACGACGAACACCGAAGTTACTGGTCAAAAGGAAGACAACTCTAAGCTGGCCGTGAAGGTTGGAACTCCGGTGGATTCAGTTTTCACTTTCCTAAGTGACAGCTGGTCTCGGATATGGAACCGGAAGTTTGCTAACTGCCCAACGGAGAAGGTCCTGGAGGCTCGGACGGTGTATTTAATTCCGGAGAAACTGAAGGCCAATGAGGGGGACAGTGAGGCGTACTATTCCATCGACAGTGAAGCATACGAAGTGAGACCCGTCCGGGTCACGCTGGTTCCAAGGGCAGTGGAAGTTTTCACGTTTTAA
- the LOC115265376 gene encoding uncharacterized protein LOC115265376 isoform X2 translates to MPLSTNTEPFLPGTIPFAQYLEQLEWMFQHNKFAADDYKSSFLAVCGTEVFSRLKLLFPGRDFKDLTYKEITESLKRHYDKIDSDVIHSFKFWTRRQGQHEKAVDFVLDVKNLAEQCNFGDFKERAIRDVLVIGTYDRQLQNRLFDEEDLTASKAEKIIVNKEIASDRTNSLQRDEGSRLGVIARLGRRSPIKSSRGIGYRARSRSDSRNRSVRFRNDGYSRYNREYDNGSPGKTTYFCSYCKKRGHTKKYCFRLKDKKASKSTQSVNFVDSSKPNTSDSSGLFKRLATDLEENSDEEDFACLMISSIKKINEPCYVEAQIESRMLTMEVDCGSAESVISEELFLRNFRDFRLEVCNKRLVVIDGKRLQVLGKADVLVQLNGLRKQLPLIVLRCNNEFTPLMGRSWLDIFFGDWRQAFTHQASTTRVHSLKDEELLNIKRFSWWKGGPSAQTSIEAARLSPENVKSFCFPRRERCVSADRATWY, encoded by the exons ATGCCTTTGTCTACCAATACCGAACCATTTTTGCCAGGAACCATTCCCTTCGCTCAATATTTGGAGCAACTTGAATGGATGTTTCAACACAATAAGTTTGCTGCTGATGATTATAAATCATCGTTTTTAGCTGTTTGTGGAACAGAAGTTTTCTCACGTTTGAAACTTCTATTTCCAGGACGTGATTTTAAAGACCTTACGTATAAGGAAATCACAGAGAGTCTGAAGAGACATTATGATAAAATAGATTCTGACGTTATCCATAGCTTCAAATTTTGGACACGTAGGCAGGGCCAGCACGAAAAAGCTGTAGATTTCGTTCTTGATGTGAAAAATTTGGCAGAACAATGCAATTTTGGCGATTTTAAGGAAAGGGCTATTAGAGATGTGCTTGTTATAGGAACTTACGATCGTCAATTACAAAATCGCCTATTTGACGAAGAAGATCTTACAGCAAGCAAAGCAGAAAAAATTATTGTTAATAAAGAAATAGCGTCAGATAGAACAAATTCCTTACAAAGGGACGAAGGATCGCGTCTGGGTGTCATTGCCAGGCTTGGGCGTAGATCTCCTATTAAATCAAGCAGAGGAATAGGCTACAGAGCAAGAAGTAGAAGCGATAGCAGGAATCGGTCGGTTCGGTTTAGAAATGATGGCTACAGCAGGTATAATCGTGAATATGACAATGGCAGCCCAGGGAAGACGACATATTTTTGCTCCTATTGTAAAAAGAGAGGCCATACTAAAAAGTATTGTTTTAGGCTCAAGGACAAAAAGGCCAGCAAAAGTACACAGAGCGTAAATTTTGTGGACTCTTCCAAGCCTAATACTTCAGATTCTTCTGGCCTTTTCAAAAGACTTGCGACTGATTTAGAAGAAAATTCTGATGAGGAGGATTTTGCATGCTTGATGATTTcttcaattaaaaaaataaacgaGCCTTGTTACGTTGAGGCTCAAATAGAGAGCAGAATGCTTACTATGGAAGTTGACTGCGGTTCAGCAGAAAGTGTAATCTCGGAAGAGCTATTCCTAAGAAATTTTAGAGATTTTCGGTTGGAGGTATGCAACAAACGGTTAGTGGTTATCGACGGCAAAAGATTACAGGTTTTGGGAAAAGCAGATGTTTTAGTGCAGCTAAACGGATTAAGGAAACAGCTTCCTTTGATTGTTTTGAGATGCAACAACGAATTCACACCTTTAATGGGAAGAAGCTGGCTGGACATCTTTTTCGGTGACTGGAGGCAGGCATTTACTCACCAAGCATCTACAACTCGTGTGCACTCGCTGAAGGATGAGGAGTTATTAAATATAAAAC GTTTCTCTTGGTGGAAGGGTGGTCCTAGCGCACAAACGTCAATTGAAGCTGCCAGACTCTCGCCAGAAAACGTCAAGTCGTTTTGTTTTCCACGGAGAGAGCGTTGCGTCAGTGCCGATAGAGCAACCTGGTACTAG
- the LOC115265376 gene encoding uncharacterized protein K02A2.6-like isoform X1, translating to MPLSTNTEPFLPGTIPFAQYLEQLEWMFQHNKFAADDYKSSFLAVCGTEVFSRLKLLFPGRDFKDLTYKEITESLKRHYDKIDSDVIHSFKFWTRRQGQHEKAVDFVLDVKNLAEQCNFGDFKERAIRDVLVIGTYDRQLQNRLFDEEDLTASKAEKIIVNKEIASDRTNSLQRDEGSRLGVIARLGRRSPIKSSRGIGYRARSRSDSRNRSVRFRNDGYSRYNREYDNGSPGKTTYFCSYCKKRGHTKKYCFRLKDKKASKSTQSVNFVDSSKPNTSDSSGLFKRLATDLEENSDEEDFACLMISSIKKINEPCYVEAQIESRMLTMEVDCGSAESVISEELFLRNFRDFRLEVCNKRLVVIDGKRLQVLGKADVLVQLNGLRKQLPLIVLRCNNEFTPLMGRSWLDIFFGDWRQAFTHQASTTRVHSLKDEELLNIKRKFPSVFDKDLSRPIKGYVGDLVLKDDKPIFRKAYDVPLRLKQKVLDCLDGLEKDGIIEPVETSEWASPVVVVVKKDQGIRLVIDCKVTINKVIVSNSYPLPLIQDIFATLSGAKYFCSLDLAGAYTQLLLSERSKKFMVINTIKGLYRYNRLPQGAASSAAIFQRIMDQVLQGLDDVVCYLDDVLICGKTMEECRAKLYLVLDRLAKANIKVKLEKCKFFVKELPYLGHIITDKGLLPCPDKIKTIREAKAPSNVTELKAFLGLVTYYAKFIPNLSSRISCLYSLLKKNVKYNWSAECDRAFNECKHCLLKPKLLEYFDPEKPVVIVTDACSYGLGGVMAHVVNGEERPVCFASFSLNNAQKNYPILHLEALAIVSTVKKFHKFLYGKSFTIYTDHKPLIGIFGKEGKTSISVTRLQRYLRELAIYDYEIIYRPSNKMGNADFCSRFPLPEMVPANLDVEYVKSLNFSNEFPINYKEIAIATETDDFTKQIRRFIDKGWPERFDKQFKNAYAIHQEMEIVDGCILFHDRVMIPDSMKIKVLKLLHMNHSGISKIKQLARRCVFWFGLDADIEKFVKSCTICNEMTAVTKPAKYSQWIPTTKPFSRIHADFFHFDKKIFLLVVDSYTKWLELEHMAYGTDAKKVIKIFLKIFARFGLPDVLVTDGGPPFNSELFVKFFEKQGITVMKSPPYHPESNGQAERMVRLIKDVFKKFIRDPEMKKLDAEEQIAYFLINYRNTCLGANDKFPSEKLLSYKPKVLLDLIHPKSNFKKNLTTSLDETQKVEQGKNEMSDPFACMKFGDLIYYRNNNKTDIRKWLPAKFIKRTSSNILQVSLGGRVVLAHKRQLKLPDSRQKTSSRFVFHGESVASVPIEQPGTSGSYRMENHPNQANMSDASLRPAKRRREDDEEDCVGVFSSDSESDFYGFAADSFVFGSLSDSVVEAQTEKDSIRRSARTVKKKRKEDYLYY from the coding sequence ATGCCTTTGTCTACCAATACCGAACCATTTTTGCCAGGAACCATTCCCTTCGCTCAATATTTGGAGCAACTTGAATGGATGTTTCAACACAATAAGTTTGCTGCTGATGATTATAAATCATCGTTTTTAGCTGTTTGTGGAACAGAAGTTTTCTCACGTTTGAAACTTCTATTTCCAGGACGTGATTTTAAAGACCTTACGTATAAGGAAATCACAGAGAGTCTGAAGAGACATTATGATAAAATAGATTCTGACGTTATCCATAGCTTCAAATTTTGGACACGTAGGCAGGGCCAGCACGAAAAAGCTGTAGATTTCGTTCTTGATGTGAAAAATTTGGCAGAACAATGCAATTTTGGCGATTTTAAGGAAAGGGCTATTAGAGATGTGCTTGTTATAGGAACTTACGATCGTCAATTACAAAATCGCCTATTTGACGAAGAAGATCTTACAGCAAGCAAAGCAGAAAAAATTATTGTTAATAAAGAAATAGCGTCAGATAGAACAAATTCCTTACAAAGGGACGAAGGATCGCGTCTGGGTGTCATTGCCAGGCTTGGGCGTAGATCTCCTATTAAATCAAGCAGAGGAATAGGCTACAGAGCAAGAAGTAGAAGCGATAGCAGGAATCGGTCGGTTCGGTTTAGAAATGATGGCTACAGCAGGTATAATCGTGAATATGACAATGGCAGCCCAGGGAAGACGACATATTTTTGCTCCTATTGTAAAAAGAGAGGCCATACTAAAAAGTATTGTTTTAGGCTCAAGGACAAAAAGGCCAGCAAAAGTACACAGAGCGTAAATTTTGTGGACTCTTCCAAGCCTAATACTTCAGATTCTTCTGGCCTTTTCAAAAGACTTGCGACTGATTTAGAAGAAAATTCTGATGAGGAGGATTTTGCATGCTTGATGATTTcttcaattaaaaaaataaacgaGCCTTGTTACGTTGAGGCTCAAATAGAGAGCAGAATGCTTACTATGGAAGTTGACTGCGGTTCAGCAGAAAGTGTAATCTCGGAAGAGCTATTCCTAAGAAATTTTAGAGATTTTCGGTTGGAGGTATGCAACAAACGGTTAGTGGTTATCGACGGCAAAAGATTACAGGTTTTGGGAAAAGCAGATGTTTTAGTGCAGCTAAACGGATTAAGGAAACAGCTTCCTTTGATTGTTTTGAGATGCAACAACGAATTCACACCTTTAATGGGAAGAAGCTGGCTGGACATCTTTTTCGGTGACTGGAGGCAGGCATTTACTCACCAAGCATCTACAACTCGTGTGCACTCGCTGAAGGATGAGGAGTTATTAAATATAAAACGTAAGTTCCCTTCGGTTTTTGATAAAGATTTGTCTCGTCCAATAAAGGGTTATGTTGGTGATTTGGTTTTAAAAGACGATAAACCGATTTTTCGAAAGGCATACGATGTTCCGTTAAGATTGAAACAAAAAGTGTTGGATTGTTTAGATGGCTTAGAAAAAGACGGAATTATTGAACCAGTTGAAACCAGTGAATGGGCCTCACCCGTAGTAGTGGTAGTCAAGAAAGACCAGGGTATTCGCCTGGTAATTGACTGTAAAGTCACAATAAACAAAGTCATTGTTTCAAATTCTTATCCTTTGCCATTAATACAGGACATTTTTGCTACCCTGAGTGGAGCTAAATATTTTTGTTCATTGGATTTAGCTGGTGCATATACACAACTTTTGTTGTCAGAACGTTCAAAAAAGTTTATGGTGATAAACACTATAAAAGGCTTATATCGCTACAATCGTTTGCCACAAGGAGCCGCTTCTAGCGCAGCCATTTTTCAAAGAATAATGGATCAAGTACTTCAAGGTTTAGATGATGTTGTTTGTTATTTAGATGACGTATTGATATGTGGCAAAACCATGGAAGAGTGCAGAGCCAAGCTTTACTTGGTACTGGACAGATTAGCCAAAGCAAATATTAAAGTTAAAttagaaaaatgcaaattttttgtTAAGGAATTGCCATATTTAGGGCATATTATAACCGACAAAGGTTTATTGCCGTGCCcagacaaaatcaaaacaattcgTGAAGCAAAAGCTCCAAGTAATGTAACGGAGCTAAAGGCGTTTTTGGGATTGGTAACATATTATGCTAAGTTCATCCCGAATTTATCTTCCAGAATCAGTTGTCTCTACAGTCTGTTAAAGAAAAATGTTAAATATAATTGGAGTGCTGAGTGTGACAGAGCATTCAATGAGTGTAAACATTGCCTTTTAAAACCTAAACTTTTGGAGTATTTTGACCCAGAAAAACCTGTTGTAATTGTGACCGACGCTTGTTCCTATGGATTAGGTGGTGTGATGGCGCATGTCGTAAATGGCGAAGAACGGCCTGTTTGCTTCGCATCTTTCTCGTTAAATAACGCTCAAAAGAATTACCCCATTTTACATCTTGAAGCTCTAGCTATAGTGAGCACAGTgaaaaaatttcacaaatttctgTACGGTAAAAGCTTTACTATTTATACTGATCATAAACCATTGATTGGTATATTTGGAAAAGAAGGGAAAACTTCTATTTCTGTTACAAGGTTACAGCGTTATTTAAGAGAACTTGCTATATACGATTACGAGATCATCTACCGTCCATCTAACAAAATGGGGAACGCCGATTTTTGTTCCCGATTTCCGCTTCCCGAAATGGTGCCTGCAAACCTAGACGTGGAATACGTTAAAAGTCTgaatttttcaaacgaatttccGATAAATTACAAAGAAATAGCTATAGCTACGGAAACAGATGACTTCACAAAACAAATTAGGAGGTTTATTGATAAAGGTTGGCCCGAACGTTTCGATAAGCAATTCAAAAATGCTTATGCTATTCATCAAGAGATGGAAATTGTGGATGGTTGCATTTTATTCCACGATCGTGTTATGATCCCTGACTCTAtgaaaataaaggttttaaaattaCTCCATATGAATCATTCTGGTATTAGCAAAATCAAGCAGTTAGCGCGCAGATGCGtattttggtttggtttggaTGCCGACATagaaaaatttgtaaaaagttgCACCATATGCAATGAAATGACAGCGGTTACAAAACCTGCCAAATATTCTCAATGGATTCCGACGACAAAACCATTTTCTCGTATACATGCTGATTTTTTTCACTTTgacaagaaaattttcttgctagTTGTTGATAGCTATACCAAATGGCTGGAGTTGGAGCACATGGCCTATGGCACAGATGCCAAGAAAGTTATCAAGATATTCCTTAAGATCTTTGCTAGATTTGGGTTACCGGACGTCCTGGTAACTGATGGAGGCCCACCGTTCAACTCCGAATTATTtgtaaagttttttgaaaaacagGGGATAACTGTCATGAAAAGCCCACCCTACCATCCCGAAAGTAACGGGCAGGcggaacgaatggtgcgattaATAAAGGACGTATTCAAAAAGTTTATCAGAGACCCAGAAATGAAGAAATTGGATGCAGAGGAACAGATAGCATATTTTCTCATCAACTACAGAAACACATGCCTAGGTGCAAATGACAAATTTCCATCTGAAAAGCTTCTCTCGTATAAACCCAAAGTTTTGCTAGACTTAATTCATCCAAagagtaactttaagaaaaacttgACGACATCGCtagatgaaactcaaaaagtTGAGCAAGGAAAAAATGAGATGTCCGATCCTTTTGCTTGTATGAAATTTGGTGACCTAATATACTACAGAAACAATAACAAAACTGATATAAGAAAATGGTTGCCTGctaaatttataaaacggacatctTCGAATATTCTACAGGTTTCTCTTGGTGGAAGGGTGGTCCTAGCGCACAAACGTCAATTGAAGCTGCCAGACTCTCGCCAGAAAACGTCAAGTCGTTTTGTTTTCCACGGAGAGAGCGTTGCGTCAGTGCCGATAGAGCAACCTGGTACTAGCGGCAGCTATAGAATGGAGAATCATCCGAATCAAGCCAACATGTCAGATGCAAGCCTGAGACCAGCCAAGAGGAGAAGAGAAGACGACGAAGAAGATTGCGTGGGCGTTTTTAGCTCTGATTCGGAATCCGACTTTTATGGTTTCGCGGCTGACTCGTTCGTTTTTGGCAGCTTGTCGGATTCAGTAGTGGAAGCACAGACAGAAAAGGATTCCATTCGGAGATCAGCGAGAACAGTGAAGAAAAAACGCAAAGAAGATTATTTGTACTATTAA